AGCGGCATGACCTTGGCCTGTTCCGCGGCCAGGGTCTCGGCGAGCATCACGCGGTTGGCCCGGATGGCGTCAGCCATCTTGGTCAGGTACACGGCGCGTTCGGAGCAGGGCTTGGCGGCCCATGCCTTCTGGGCGGCGGAAGCGGCCTCGAGCGCCAGGGCCGCGTCTTCAGCGTTGCCCTTGGGGGCCATGGCCACGACTTTTTCGGTGAACGGATTGATGACTTCGAATTGCTCTTTGGAAACCGCGTCACGGAACTCGCCGTTTATGTATTGCTGATATGATTTCATTCAAAACCTCCAGAATAACAAGTGGGTTAATGCGCCAACCTGTAGAAGCGGCCGTATCTCCTAGAATCGATACGGTCTGGTCGCACGTAGGAATGGTTCATAGGTTGACAGAAGTGGAGGTCCGAAACAACCCCTCACGGGTAGAAATATGCCGATTCCAGCATAGTGGACGTTTTCCCGTGAGGGGCGGGGGGTAAAGGGCTACCGTCGGGGCGGTCCGGGTCTGCCGTTGGGCGCGCCGTCGGGCGGTTCCGGCCGGTCGCCACCGGGCTTGCGGGCAGCCTCTTCTTCCAGCAATTTGGTGTAGGCGAGCATCTGGTCCTCGGTCAGCACCTGAGACAGCTTTTTGGAGGTTTCCCAATCCAAATCGTCCATTTTGGCCTGCGCCTCTTTACGCGCCTGGCTGCTGCCGGAGCGAGCCTGATCCATGATCGCCTTCCTGCGTTCGGACTGGTCCTTGAGGATTGGCTCGACCTGGGCCATCTGCTCGTCGGTCAGACCGAGTTTGGACTTCATGTCCGCCATGCGCTGCTCGGGTGAGACCGGCGCGGCCTGTTCACCCGGTCCGCCCGGCCCTCCGGGCCCGCCGGCCCGTTCCGTCCCACGCCCATCCCTGGACGCGCAACCCGCGGCCAACAGCAATACGGCCAATACACTGAGGAAGAGGTATCGTTTCACAAAAACCTCGCATGGTTTCAGGTTCAATCGCCGGACAGCTCCTTGCGGCTTGCCTCCCGGCGCAGATCCCGAACCATAGCCGTCCACCGGCAAAAATCCATTCAGACCATGTTAAAAAGTGTAAAACTGTGTAGCTCCATCGGTTCGCCACGCAAGTCCATGCTCCCCCATATGTTCCCTTCCATACCTTGGCTTGCGTTCCTGCCGAGCCCTCAGCGCTACACCCGCAAATAACCAGCGAGCCCCCCTCACTCAATCACCCGGACCTCCCTTCCATACAAGATCATTGACAGACAGGCCGCCCCTGCCCTATGAGAGAACCTCCCACAAGCCAGGGTGGCGGAATTGGTAGACGCAGCGGACTCAAAATCCGCCGGTAGCGATACTGTGAGGGTTCGAGTCCCTCCCCTGGTACCAGAAGAGAATCCGACCAAGTCCAAGGTCGTCCATGAAACCTCCGTAATTCGGAGGTTTTTTCGTTTATGTCGTCCGTGTGCATCCTGGGGTGTCCGTTGACAGCCAGGATGGATTGTGAGTAGGAATGCGAGTAGATCAGGAAAAGTGTTTCAATCTACTCACAGCTCATGCGGGAGGATTTATGCCCCTGACAGTCAAAAAAATCGATTCATTGAAGCCCAAAGATAAACTGTACCGGGTGGCCGATGGAGAGGGCCTTTGTATAGAGGTAACGCCCAAGGGGTCTAAGCTTTGGCGACTTCGTTATCGCTTTGACAGAAAAGCGAAGATGATGGCTCTTGGGAAATATCCTGATTTGAATTTGCATGACGCCCGCATCAAATGTCGGAAGCTGAAGAGTCAGTTGAGTAAGGGCCTTGACCCTGCCGGAGCCACAAAAGCAGGAGGTGACACTGAGAACGACGAAAATAACTTTGAGGTATTTGCAAGAGAGTGGTTTGATAAATTCAAACATAACTGGGTGGCTAGGACGGCTAAGAGGAAGATGCGCCGTCTTGAAGGGCATGTTTTCCCTTTGATTGGTGATTTGCCAATGAAAGAGGTAGATGCTCCCCAAATTCGTGTGGTGCTCCTTCGTATTGAGAGTTTGAAGACTTTGCACACGGCACACCGTGTCAAAAACATCTTAGGTGAGATCATGCGTCATGCGGTTGCCATGGGAGTGATCCGCCATAACCCCGTGCCTGATCTAGCAGGTGTGCTCCCCCCTGAAAAAGTTAAGCACCGGGCGAGTATCACAGACACTAAGGGTATAGGTGGTCTTCTCCGGTCCATTGATGAGTATCAAGGTAGCCCTGTTACCCGTTGTGCTATGAAGTTGGCTGCTTTGACTTTCGTGCGTCCTGGCGAGCTTCGTCATGCGGAATGGTCTGAGATCAACTTTGACGGGAAGGAATGGCGTATCCCTGCAGAGAAAATGAAGATGAGGCGGCCACATGTTGTCCCGCTTTCCCGACAGTCCGTCGAAGTCCTCAAAGAAGTGGAGTTGATCACTGGCCACGGCAGGTACGTTTTCCCTTCAGAGCGGTCTTCGGCCAGGGCCATGAGCAACAATACCGTCAATGCAGCATTGAGGCGTATGAGCTACACAAAGGAAGAAATGACCGGGCATGGCTTTCGGTCAATGGCTAGCACCAACCTGAATGAGCTTGGACATCATCCAGATCACATTGAAAGACAGCTTGCTCACGTTGAAGCAAACAAGGTTCGGGCCGCATACAACTATGCCGAGCACCTAGCAGAGAGAAAGGAGATGATGCAATCCTGGGCGAATTATTTAGACAGCCTTCGGGAAGAATAGATTAATCCGCTAGCCTTTTGTTGTTAAGTTTGGCCTGTCTGAAATACCCAAGATTAGATCCAGGTTGCCTTGCCTCTATGGGCTTTCTGTAATCTGATGTCGATCCTCTACTGCATGCAGTTCGGGATCGTTGCTGCTCTTAAAGGTGAAAAAAAGGGAAGAGCAGCTATTATGGCTATCGAAGAAACCATCCAGGCATTCAGCGTTGAGATAGGGGCCCAAGATTCTTCCTGAGTATTAAGTGAAATCATTTTGTTTATGAAGCGGATTAAGTAGTGCGTAGATCCGGTAATTTTCGGATACGCTTTTCATTTACTATTGCGTTTTTCTGGGGTCTATGCGTGCGAGCGCGCGCACGCGGATTACTCCGGAAATCCGATGCACAGGATGGCCGACGTTATCATGCAAAGACTTGGCTTAAGCCACGAATAAATTTGTGTAGTACTACCCTTGGTTCATCACCGAAATGCTCAGAGTGAGGTAGAACGCTTTTGTCAAGAAGGGCTTTTATTGGGATAGTTTTTGAGGCAATATACTTGACTTCTTCCCCGCCCTTTTGAAGCTTTAGAACTTTCACTTTTTTGTCCGTTCGTGGAGATTTTTCACAAACAACACAGAACCCAGCCGTCCCTTGCCAGAGAAGGTCTCCTTTTTGCAAAACGCTAGTGCCGATACGATTGCTGATCTCTTCTACCGAGAGGCTTTTCGCGGCAGCCTCAAGAAGGCGTAAAGCATGTCCACGTTGAAGCAGCAATTTCCACTCTTCTTCGGCTTTTCGGGCAAGTATGTCGCGATCTTTAGTGGGGCTAGAAGAATATGAAATTAGTGCAGCAAGCTCGTCTGCGATTTTATCTGGTTCCCCTCCATGCCAAAGCCAAGGGACTCGGGCCACCGAAAGTACTGCGGCGAGTTCAAAGCATACGGATTCAGGGGTATTATCCTCGTAGGGTGCAGCAAGCTTCCACCCCACTAGCGCTGCAGACAACTCAGCCGATTGCATTTCCTGGATGAACGCTTCCGTATCATCAGATGTTTGAACTCGATATTCTAACCATCCCACCTCTTTTTTGTTTGAAGAGAAGAACAGCGAGCACCAAATTTTCTGAGTGAGCTTGGAGAGTTGTTCTGGATCGATCCACCTGTTCCGAAGGCCGATGCGAAGAAGCACAGATATGATTTTGAGGTCGGCGGCAAGGTAGTCAGGGGGGCGTCGTTCGAGGAACTCCTTGCTTAACATTGCGGCTTCAAGCTGCGTGAGAAGCTTTTCGATCCGGCCCTTATCCCTGTGAAACGTCTCTTCAGTCGGAGTGCTGGGAACATGCAACTGTTCCGGCTTGTCGGCTCCATCATCTGCGTGGGGAACGTCGTCGCTGTCTGATGTCTCGCCTGAAAGATTCTCGTTAGGGACCCCGAACCATCGAAGCAGTAGTTGCTGAGCAGACTGGATATGACTGCTCTCTCCTCGACAAGTGTTCAGTTTGTTCAAGTTGAGGTGCGGGAACTCGTAGTTGTGGGAAAAAACGTCAGAAGCAGTGAACTCACTTCCCTGTAAGGTCTCATTTGAAGAGCTTTTCCTTACTTCTCTAAAATGCTCTACATGAGCTACCGGCATATACGAAAGGTGCTTGCAGAAGACGTCGAGAACGTCGGTCCACCCATTAGCGTCCCACACTCCTGGTTGAACTTTGACACGGATACTGTCTGCAAGATTTCGTCCTTGTGACGAAGTGCGGAGAGAGCGTT
The sequence above is a segment of the uncultured Pseudodesulfovibrio sp. genome. Coding sequences within it:
- a CDS encoding tyrosine-type recombinase/integrase; amino-acid sequence: MPLTVKKIDSLKPKDKLYRVADGEGLCIEVTPKGSKLWRLRYRFDRKAKMMALGKYPDLNLHDARIKCRKLKSQLSKGLDPAGATKAGGDTENDENNFEVFAREWFDKFKHNWVARTAKRKMRRLEGHVFPLIGDLPMKEVDAPQIRVVLLRIESLKTLHTAHRVKNILGEIMRHAVAMGVIRHNPVPDLAGVLPPEKVKHRASITDTKGIGGLLRSIDEYQGSPVTRCAMKLAALTFVRPGELRHAEWSEINFDGKEWRIPAEKMKMRRPHVVPLSRQSVEVLKEVELITGHGRYVFPSERSSARAMSNNTVNAALRRMSYTKEEMTGHGFRSMASTNLNELGHHPDHIERQLAHVEANKVRAAYNYAEHLAERKEMMQSWANYLDSLREE
- a CDS encoding phospholipase D family protein; protein product: MRDDVITTISSAKAVNNAIILTHNIDFVFIQTVVLAAFKRCGHSTITIFADASCAAETFAHQAPVLTGLGVRYRVVPVSMSPGFRFHPKAVFLSSKSTATMLVGSGNLTFGGWRENAEIWTRFDTHRDGVAPFLAFHDYLKKILDVVTLPDAVRAEVDAAFDANSKTWISQDATPAGLIGRVASGSILLNQMVSNLGDAPVDEIYLCSPYFDEEGIALQQIIDIIPAKRVTVLCQPERSTLTQKAWARNSSSSSLRRIDFSRPGISGKNRSAFIHAKMYAFRRGDQITLFAGSANCSQAALTIPGKAGNAELLAIGRMTSEEFTKNILNEMEIADAPAELREDVPEDYKEASTFQKSIRIEAARFDEPNLLVAYSPPNLTIIECLIDSEPFPFNVIGQGVFLASCSTAPKSVVVSAIHDGELILSTPMWVDHERSLRTSSQGRNLADSIRVKVQPGVWDANGWTDVLDVFCKHLSYMPVAHVEHFREVRKSSSNETLQGSEFTASDVFSHNYEFPHLNLNKLNTCRGESSHIQSAQQLLLRWFGVPNENLSGETSDSDDVPHADDGADKPEQLHVPSTPTEETFHRDKGRIEKLLTQLEAAMLSKEFLERRPPDYLAADLKIISVLLRIGLRNRWIDPEQLSKLTQKIWCSLFFSSNKKEVGWLEYRVQTSDDTEAFIQEMQSAELSAALVGWKLAAPYEDNTPESVCFELAAVLSVARVPWLWHGGEPDKIADELAALISYSSSPTKDRDILARKAEEEWKLLLQRGHALRLLEAAAKSLSVEEISNRIGTSVLQKGDLLWQGTAGFCVVCEKSPRTDKKVKVLKLQKGGEEVKYIASKTIPIKALLDKSVLPHSEHFGDEPRVVLHKFIRGLSQVFA